The genomic interval AGACGAATTTCACCAACTTCTTACGTTCAGTCGTATAAGTACCATAAAACCATAATCGCACGCTCGCACCAATAAAACCGCCAAAACCGATAATATTGTTGAACGCATTAATAATATAGCCGACACGTAACGCTTTAAATTTTGATAACGATAACTTAAAGCGTGCCGTCAAAATCACATCATAAAGTGATAACAAAATCACCGAACTACCACCGAGTAAAAAGAGACTGAACGTCTCCATTCGGCTAATTTCATTAAATAAAAGAAAGACACGTTTAAAATCAATATGTGCTAATTCTCGTCCTAATATGATAGAAATCGTTACAATCAAAAAGAGAATAAACGCAATTTTGAAATATTTTAACCAATGCTGTTTTGTCATGAATAGGGGGTCCTTTCTTTAGTGTAATGACTGTGCATTCTTATAAAAAGAGATTGAGCTTCACAAAACCGCCCAATCTCGTCGTGCTACACTCAATTAATCTTTACTATATTCCTCTTTAGGCATCTCATAAGGGCCTACATCATCCGCATAATATTTATTATAACGACGTTTGAACAGCAGGAAGATATGCGAGACGAGCACTTTTAAAATCGCATAACTTGGAATACCTAAAATCACGCCAACAACGCCGAGTAAGTTCCCAGCACTTAAAAGTACAAAGATGATCGTTAAAGGATGAATCTTAAGCGTTTTACCCATAATATTAGGTGAAATAAAGTGCCCTTCAATAAACTGCACTGCCGTCCACACCACAATCAATTTAATCAACATGAACGGTGATGTAATAATTGAAATGATAATCGCTGGCGAAATGGCAATCGTAGGTCCTAAATAAGGCACTACACTCGTTACAGCTGCGATACTCGCTAAAATTAAAGCATAGTCTAAACCGATAATCGAATAACCAATAAAGAGTAAAATACCGATACAAAATGACACAATAATTTGTCCTTGAATGTATGAGCCGACTTGTTCACTCATTTTATCCAACAAATCATGCACATCTTTACGGAATTTTGGCGGCACAATTTTATTTGAAAACTCTTTAAAACGGTGACCATCTTTTAACATGAAGAATAACACAAACGGTACCGTAACAATAACGACTGTAATATTCACGACAGCTTCAGCGAAAACACGAATTTTAGAACTCAAGCCATCCGCAAAAGTAGGAATCTTCTCCTGTAAACCTGTCACAGCCTTTTCAATTTGTGAATAGTAATCGGATAAAAATGGAATGTGCATCATGTTATTGGCAAATGATGTCACTTTGTTTAAATAATTCGGGAAGTTGTCCATCAAGCGCTCAAATTGGAAAGATACAATCGGAATCAGCAAGTTCACTGCGATAGTGATGATACCAATGATTCCTAAAAATAAAATCGTAATGCCCCAAATACGGTTAATATTGTACCGTTCCATCAAATTAATGACAGGATTGAATAAGTAATACAGAATGAGCGCGATAATAATCGGTGCTGCAATCGTATTAAAAATGATAATAAAGGGCTGAAAAATATATGAAACGCGATCGAATATAAAAATCACAATTCCAACTAAAATAAAAACGAGTAACGCAAAAATGAGATCTTTGCCTCCGAAAAATTTCATGAAGCGGCTTTCTCGGATATCAATGTTTTTTGAAACACCATTTTGCTTATGTTGATTTTCAGACATATCATTCACCAAGCCTTTTCGAAATTACTTATAGTTTATCGTTTTTCACGTAAGATTGAAACTTAAAACCTATTATATCAAAGTATTTTTCTAGGTGAACAATTTTAATGACATCGCTTATTCATTTCAGTCATATGTATCTCTCAAATGATTGGACGAGATCTCGAACTTTCATCATGTACACACCAAATGAAGGCACTGTAAGTACGGAACGAAGAGGATAAACGCAAAAAAAGACTAGGACATCATCCTAGCCTTTCAGTTAGTTTCAACTTAGATTTCAAATAACTTTTCACCATGTTTGACATCTTTTGCCTCTGTAAATTTCAACGCTGTCACTTCTGATTGCGTCACAATAATCGGCGTGATATCACTTTTCGCAGATGCGCGGATAAGATCTAAGTCCACTGTCATTAAATTATCGCCCGCTTTCATCGTTTGACCTTCTTCAACGTGAACTGTAAACCCTTCACCGTTTAATTTTACAGTATCTAAACCAACATGAATCAATAATTCTAAACCATTGTCAGACACTAAACCAAATGCATGTTTCGTTGGGAAAATCATTTGAATCTTACCATCAAATGGTGCATACACTTCACCACTCGTTGGACGGATTGCAATCCCTTCTCCCATCATTTTTTCACTAAACACTTGGTCAGGCACCTCAGATAATGGCACAACTTCACCATCCATTGGTGCGACAACTTGTCCTGTTTTCGTAACAGCAGTCGTGTCTGTAGCTTCATCAATCACAACTGCTTCGTCCTTATCTTCATCTAAATCTACAGGATGTTGTACAGCTTGACCTGACATAATTTGTTGCATTTCATGTTTGATTTGGTCTGATTTCGGTCCAAAAATCGCTTGCATGTTGTTACCGATTTCTAACACACCAGAAGCGCCTAAATCTTTCAAACGTGCTACGTCGACTTTTGATTTATCGTTCACTTCAACACGTAATCTTGTAATACATGCATCTAAATGTTTGATGTTATCTTTGTCACCCATCGCTTGTAATACGGCATAAGGCAACTCACTTGCAGTCGTTTGCGTCGTCTCTGTTTGTTTATCCTCACGTCCTGGTGTTTTGTAATTCATCTTCGTAATTAAGAAGCGGAAGATTGAATAGTAAATGACACCATACACAAGACCGACTGGAATCACGAGCCACCAATGCGTTTTGTTTGGCAAGATACCGAGTAATACAAAGTCGATAAAGCCACCAGAGAATGTGTAACCTAAATGTAAATCAAGTAAGTATAAAATTAAGAAACTTAAACCGTCTAATACTGCATGAATGAAGAATAATAATGGTGCTACAAATAAAAATGAAAACTCTAAAGGTTCTGTAATACCTGTTAAGAATGATGTTAATGCTGCTGAACCCATCAAACCTGCAACCACTTTTTTATTTTCAGGTTTTGCAGTATGATAAATCGCTAATGCTGCAGCTGGTAAACCGAACATCATAACTGGGAATTCACCTTGCATGAATTTACCTGCTGTTAAGTTTGTACCTTCACGAATTTGTTCGATAAAGATACGTTGGTCACCACGAATAATTTCACCAGCCATATTTGTGTAAGAACCAAATTCAAACCAAAATGGCGCATGGAAAATATGGTGTAAACCGAATGGAATTAATAAACGCTTAATAAAACCAAATAAAAAGACTGCTAAACCTGTGTTGGAATCTAATAATCCTTCACTGAATGCGTTTAAACCATTTTGAATCACTGGCCAAACAAGCGCCATAGGGAATGCAAGTAAAAATGATGTTGTAGCCATCACAATCGGTACAAATCGTTTTCCTGCAAAGAAACCAAGATATGACGGTAAAGAAATGTTATAAAACTTGTTATAACACCATGCCGCGAGTGCACCGATAATAATACCGCCGAACACCCCTGTTTGTAATGTCGGGATACCTAAGACACTCGCATAACCTTTCGCTGCATCACCTACATTTTCAGGTGTCACCCCTAAAAATTCACCCATCGTTTTGTTCAAAATGATAAAACCAACGAAAGCCGCAATTGCAGCAACCCCGTCACCGCCTGCTAAACCGATAGCGACACCCATAGCAAAAATAATCGGTAAGTTTTCAAAAATGATACTGCCGGCTGCTGCCATCATTTCTGCAACGTTTTGTACTCCATCAGCTTGAATAAATGGTAAGTACGATTGCAATTGTTCCCCTTGTAATGCTGCACCGAATGCGAGTAACAAACCGGCAGCTGGTAAAATCGCAACAGGTAACATTAATGCTTTACCGATACGTTGCAATTGTCCAAATAGTTTTTTCCTCACTGTAAGCCCTCCTATTTTGTTGACACAACACAAAAAAGGCATGAGTAAAAGCTGCGAACGTTTTGCTCACAATTTTCAACTCATGCCTAATCTCACTTAGTAACACGTTTTATGATTGATTTTGAGATGTCAGTGAGAGTTGCTGAATGTGCATCGTTAAATATGCGACTTCTGCTTCATCCACACGAACATCGATTTGTGATTGTATCATTTTAACTATTTTAACAGCTACATTATAGCACAACGGATATTGCGTCTTCAATAGGTTTTCAAAACTCCGTTCAATTGTCGTACGCTCGCCTTTTTTCAAACGCTGTAAAAGAAAATGAATATGTCTCACAAAACGTTGATACTGAATGGATGCGACTGGAATTTGAATCTCCATATCATGTTCAATCATTCGAATCGCATTGTTAATCAACTTCGGTACATTTTGCATTTCACTCAAATCAATATCATCAGTTTGAGATGCAATATGCAAAGCAATAAAACCGACTTCATCTTCTGGAAAGTCTGTGTTCAATTGCAAGTTAATACGCGCCACTACTTTTTTAGCAATTTTATACGCTTCTGGATAACTGTATTTCGTCTCACTTAAAAACGGATTTTTAATTAACTGCCCCTTTTCCAAGCGTTTCAATGCAAAAATTAAGTGATCGGTTAAGGAGACGATAAATGATTCTTCATGATGCAGTTCAAAATGCGTCATAATGATTTGTACAGAATCAATGACCGCACGTAAGACACGTTCATCGGTATGCGCCACTAACATCTTGTAATGGTCTTGTTCGTTTTTATTTTCTAGCTTAAACACTTTTTCAATCGTATCAGGATCATTGATTTTCATCCCTGGTTTTTTGTTAAATCCAAGGCCTTTACCAATGATAACGACTTCTGATTGTTGGTATTCGCAAATCAGCACGTTATTGTTGAGGACTTTTTTTATCGTATATTGATTCACTTTTATGTCACCTCTTCAAAGTACAATTCAAATCATATAACGAAATGACTAGAATTGAAAGCACTAATTTTCGAAGTTGAGATTTGTACGACACTTTTTATTAATTAACAAATATGATAGTTCGCTTCATCATTGTGGAAAACGTCTATAAAATAAAAGGGCTGTAGACAAATGCTGCCCCAGCCCTCTTCAAATTAATCTTCTTTTTTATTTTTATGAATGGCGTTGCCCCAAGATTCAATACCAAATAAATTGATTTCTAAATCTTCTGGTCTAAAAATCGGACGCTTGCCTTCTTTACGTTGACGTTGGTAGTCTCTCATGACCGCTAACGCAATATTGGACAAGCCGATAATGGCGATAATGTTAACGATAGCCATTAATCCCATAAACACGTCAGCCGTGCTCCAAACTGTTTCAGTCTTTACAACTGCACCCACGAATACAAGAATAACGACAAGACAACGGAAAATGAATAACACAATTTTATTTGTTGATAAAAATTCGATGTTAGATTGTCCATAGTAATAGTTACCGACAACAGATGAAAACGCAAATAATGCGACGGCTATAGATAAGAAAATACCACCTGCACTACCTAAATGTTCGTTTAACGCAGATTGTGTCACTGCAACACCTTGTGCTTCACCTTCACCAAATCTCAAGCCTGAATATAATAAAATCATGATCGCTGTCGCTGTACAAACTAAAATCGTATCAAAGAATACACCTAATGATTGAATTAAACCTTGCTTGACAGGGTGTGATACTGCGGCAGTTGCAGCTGCGTTAGGTGCAGAACCCATCCCTGCTTCATTTGAGAAAAGACCACGTTTAACACCTTGTAATACAGCGAAACCAACTGCGCCACCTGTTGCTTGGTCGATACCGAAAGCACTTTTAATGATTGTAGAAATCATCGGGAAAATTTGATCGATGTTCATCACTAAAATAACTAAAACGATTAAAATATAAATAATCGCCATCACCGGTACAATGACTGATGATAATGTTGCGACACTGCGCACACCGCCGAAAATAACAATCGCTGTAATGACTGCTAAAATGATACCTGTCACAACAGGACTAATGTGATATTGCGTATTTAATGACTCGGCTATAGTGTTCGATTGTACTGTGTTAAATACAAATGCGAATGTCACAGTAATCAATATCGCAAATAAAACACCTAACCAACGTTGATTCAGCCCTTTTGTGATGTAGTAAGCAGGGCCACCACGGAAGCCCCCTTCTTTGTCAGGCACTTTATAAACTTGTGCTAACGTTGCTTCGATAAAGGCACTCGCTGCACCAATGATTGCAATAATCCACATCCAAAATACCGCACCAGGACCGCCAAGTACAATCGCAGTTGCAACACCGGCAATATTCCCTGTACCTACACGCGAGCCGGCACTAATAGCAAAAGCTTGGAATGACGAAATCCCCTTCTGACCACTTTCTAAAGTTTCGGATTTATCGGTTAATGCACGAAACATCTCAGGAAGCCATCGAATTTGAACAAACTTTGAACTAATCGAGAAAAACAAGCCTACTGTCAACAGTAACCCGATTAAGTATTGTGACCAAATCAAGTCGTTCCCTATTTGAATAAATGCTTTAAACCAATCCGGAATTAAACTATCAAAATCTCTCACTCGAACCCCTCTTTACTCTTCAGTTTAAATGTCAGTGTCATTTTAAAATAACTAGTCTCATTTTATCATCATTGTACAAAAGTGACTATCTATTTTTTAATACTAGTCCACATACAAGTCTTCAATTTCACCGAATGTACTCGTATCTACCACAAAACTACCATTAGTGTACTGTTCTGACAAATGAATGTCTTTAATCAATCCTGTTGTCTCATCTTGTTGAGATACAAGTCGATATTGTAACTGCTCAGGGCGACATACACGTGCTGCAACGACGCGATGTGGTTGCTTTTTCAACTCTTTTAATAACGTAATACCGCGTTGTGCACGTTTCGCTTGTTGTAACACTTTAAAACCAATGCGCTTCAATGCACCGCGTTGTGTCGCAATTAAAATCGTATCTTCTGTTTGAATGTAATCAACTAGGACGACATGATCTTCGTCTTTTAAATTAATCGCTTTAATTCCTGCTGCACGCAATCCATTATCTGGCAGTTCAGACATCGGATACGTCAGAGACATGCCTCGGTGTGTTAACAATGTAATGAGTTGTGACGACGCATCAGTTGGCACAAGCATCACTGAAATCAACGCATCGCCTTCTTTCACTTTCATCGCTACGAGTGGCTTCGTTGTCCTTGTTGACTTAAAGCCAGACAATAAACTTTTCTTAATCATACCTTGGCGTGTAGCTGTAATGATCGCACGCTCATCATTAAAATCAGATACAGTGTAACAATCTACCACGCGTTCGTCTTCTTCAATTGGCACGATTTGAGACACATGTTGACCCAAATCTTTCCATTTCACGTCAGGCAATTTATGCACAGGTATGAGCAAGTAACGTCCTTTGTTTGTAAAGACCATCGCGTAATCTTGTGTATTAGTTTCAATCATTTTCAACACACCATCACGCTCTTTTAAGCCAATTTCTTCTTTACCACTTGCATTGAAACTTCTTAACGACGTCCGTTTAATATACCCTTCTTGCGTCAGACTTAACATGACTGTTTCACTTGGGACAATCACTTCTTTATCGATTTTAATTTCAGAAATTTTCTCTTCAATGATCGAAAGACGTGGCTGTTTAAATTGCTTTTTGATTTCAGATAACTCTTCTTTAATCACATCGAGTAACGCATCGTGATTTTCTAAAATATGTTTCAATGCCGCAATTTTCTGTTTGAGTGCATCATACTCTTCTTGCAATGCCACAATGTCGGTATTCGTTAAACGGTAAAGTTGTAACATCACAATGGCTTCTGCTTGAGCTTCTGTAAAGTCATACGTTTCAACTAAATTATCTTTCGCATCACGCTTATTTTTTGAATTTCGAATTAATGTGATGACTTCATCTAGAATAGAAAGTGCCTTCATCAGCCCTTCAACAATGTGCATACGTTCTTCTGTATGTTTTAAATCAAAGTTTGTACGACGTGTAACAACCTCAATTTGGTGGTTAAGATAACTACTAATAATCGGTTTAATACCCATCAATTTCGGGCGACCTTCCGTAATTGCAACCATGTTGAAGTTGTACGCCACTTGTAAATCTGTATTTTTGTATAAGAAGTTTAAAATCGATGTTGCATTCACATCTTTTTTCAATTCGACAGCGACACGTAAGCCACTTCGATCCGTTTCATCACGTACTTCTACGATACCTTCTACCTTTTTGTCCGCACGCAATTCATCAATCTTTTTCACGAGACTACTTTTATTCACTTCGTAAGGAATTTCTGTCACGATAATTTGACTACGCCCATTACGCAACGTTTCGATGTCAGCTTTTGCACGTACAACGACTTTCCCTTTACCTGTTTCATAAGCCTTTTTAATCCCATCGATGCCTTGTACAATACCGCCTGTCGGAAAATCAGGCCCTTTAATATATTTCATGAGCTGTTTCACTGTCAATTCAGGATTGTCGATATATTTCAACGTCGCCGTAATGACTTCAGCTAAGTTGTGCGGAGGAATGTCAGTCGCATAACCCGCTGAAATCCCCGTCGAACCATTCACCAATAAATTTGGAAAACGTGCCGGCAATACCATAGGCTCCATTTCGGTATCATCATAGTTCGGTACAAAATCGACAGTATCTTTATTAATATCACGTAAAATTTGTTCAGATAACTGACTTAATTTCGCTTCAGTGTAACGCATCGCAGCAGGAGGGTCATTGTCAATACTCCCGTTATTCCCGTGCATTTCAACGAGCACATGACGCAATTTCCAGTCTTGACTCAAACGGACCATTGCATCATACACAGAACTATCACCATGCGGATGCAACTGACCAATCACGTCCCCAACTGTTTTGGCACTTTTACGAAAATGTTTATCGTACGTATTGCCATTCGAATACATAGAATACAGAATACGACGCTGCACCGGTTTCAATCCATCGCGTACATCAGGCAAAGCACGCTCTTGAATGATGTATTTACTGTAGCGACCAAAACGATCACCAATAACATCAACTAAAGGTAAATTTTGGATGATTTCAGCCATTATGCATCCTCCTCTGCGATATCGTCATCTGATAAAATTTGGATTTCTTCATTTTCTAAAATACTTAAATCTTCTTGCATACCGAACTGAACATGGTGCTCAATCCACTCACGTCTCGGTGCTACTTTATCACCCATCAATGTTGAAACACGTTGAGACGAGCGGACTTCATCGTCTATCTGAACACGAATCAATGTACGCGTTTCGGGATTCATCGTTGTTTCCCATAACTGATCTGGGTTCATTTCACCTAAACCTTTGTAACGTTGAAGAACGAAACCTTTGCCCATCTCACGTTGTAACTTTTCTAATTCTTCATCTGTCCAAGCGTATGCAATCTTTTTGTTTTTGCCTTTCCCTTTTTCTAACTTATAAAGTGGTGGTAAAGCGATGTACACGCGTCCTGCCATCACAAGCGGTCTCATATATTTGAAGAAGAATGTCAATAACAACACTTGAATGTGCGCACCATCTGTATCCGCATCGGTCATAATAATAATGCGGTTGTAATTGCTGTCTTCTAAGTTAAAATCATTACCCACACCTGCACCAATCGTATGAATAATCGTATTGATTTCTTCATTTTTAAATATATCTTCTAAACGTGCTTTTTCAGTGTTAATGACTTTACCGCGTAATGGTAAAATCGCTTGGAATTTGCGGTCCCGGCCTAGTTTAGCAGAACCCCCCGCTGAGTCCCCTTCGACTAAGTAGAGTTCATTTTTTTCAGTATTTTTACTTTGTGCTGGAGTTAATTTACCCGATAATAACGTATCTTTACGTTTATTCTTTTTACCAGAACGTGCATCTTCTCTCGCTTTCCGTGCTGCTTCACGTGCTTGTTGTGCTTTGATTGCTTTTTTAACGAGCGATTTAGACAATTGACCCTTTTCTTCTAAATAAAACGGTAATTTCTCAGCGACAATCGCATCAACTGCACTTCTAGCTTCTGGTGTACCCAGTTTGGACTTCGTTTGACCTTCGAATTGTAATAAATGTTCAGGGATTCGTACTGAAATAATGGCTGTTAAACCTTCACGAATATCATTACCTTCTAAATTTTTATCTTTCACTTTTAAATCACCAATTCGACGTGCATATTCATTAAACACACGTGTCATCGCAGTTTTAAAACCGACTTCATGCGTCCCGCCATCTTTTGTACGCACATTGTTAACAAAGCTCATGATACTTTCAGAGTACTGATCGTTATATTGGAATGACACATCGACCTCGATTTCATTTGCTGTACCTTGGAACAAAGCGACATCATGCAACACTTCTTTACCTTCATTGACATAGCTCACAAAAGCTTTAATGCCCTCTTCATAATGATACACTTCGCTACGTTCTTTCCCTGCACGACGATCTTCTAATGTAATTTTTAAATTTTGTAATAAAAATGCTGACTCTTGAAGACGCTCGCTTAAAGTTTCAAAATTAAAGCTTGTTGCAGACTTGAAAATCTCAGGATCCGGCTTAAACGTCACAGTCGTACCCGTTTTTTTCGTCTTCCCTTTTTTAATCAATTTCGTCTGAGGAACGCCACCGTGAGCGAACTGTTGTTCAAAAATTTGGCCGTCACGATGAATTTCTACAGTCAATGATTCACTTAAAGCATTCACTACAGATGCCCCTACACCATGAAGGCCACCTGACGTTTTATAGCCACCTTGACCAAATTTACCACCTGCGTGCAATACAGTAAAAATCACTTCAACAGTCGGCTTACCCGAACGGTGTGTCCCTGTTGGCATACCACGACCGTTATCCGCAACAGTGATGCTTTCGCCTTCATTAATCGTTACGTTAATTTCGTTACCGTAACCATTTAAAATTTCATCTACAGAGTTATCCACGACTTCATATACTAAATGGTGCAAACCGCGTTTATCTGTAGAACCTATGTACATGCCTGGTCTTTTACGTACGGCTTCAAGTCCTTCTAATACTTGAATCGCATCATCAGAGTAATTATTAACCTTTTTTGCAGACACTCAATTCCCCTCCTACAAACATACGTTCGTTTATCAAACTATACAATAGCTATTCTTATATAAATCAAGGTAAAATGCAAGCCTAATCTAAATAGCAGCAAAAATTAATATTATTTTTATGTGTATCGACTATTGATTACAAACTGCTAACTATGTAAAATCATAATGAATAAATGATACATTTTTAAATTCATTAATAGCATAAAGCAATTCAATAAAATATAAAAATACCTCATCTTCTCTTAAATTATGTTAAAATAGGAGTAGGTACTAAAAGGATGTGAAGAATCATGGTGTTAATCCTACTATTCATCGTTAGCTATTTAATTGGTTCCATACCAAGTGGCTATTTAATTGGTAAGATTTTCTTCAAAAAAGATATTAGAAAATATGGTAGTGGTAATATGGGAGCCACAAATAGTTTTCGTGTACTTGGGAAGCCAGCTGGTTTTGCAGTCACATTTTTTGATATATTCAAAGGCTTTATCGTTGTATTTTTACCTGTCATCTTTAACGTAGAAATACACGGTTTACTCGTAGGAATTTTTGCAATTCTAGGACATGTTTATCCGATTTACTTAAAATTCCGTGGTGGAAAAGCTGTTGCAACAAGTGCTGGCGTGATGCTTGCGGTCAATCCAATTTTGTTATTAATTCTTGCAGCTATCTTTTTCGCTATTTTGAAATTAACAAAATACGTTTCTTTATCAAGTATTATTGCGGCTATTTGCTGTGTTATTGGCTCTTTCTTTGTGAGTGACTATATTATGCTTATTACAAGTTTTGTAGTGGCGATATTGCTGATTTATCGTCATATGAGCAATATTAAACGAATTATTAAAGGCACAGAACCGAAAATTAAATGGATGTAATCATAAAGTTTTAAATTTCATTGAAAACCCCTTACAATAAGGTTGAATAACATTAACCTTAATATTGAAAGGGGTTTTTTACGTGAAAATTGAACTTACAGATGACGCTGTCCAATGGTTCAAAGACGAGTTAGAGTTACCTGAAGAAGGAAAGGTATTACAATTCTATGTGCGTTATGGCGGCGAATTTCAACTCAAACAAGGCTTTAGCCCCGCTTTTAATGTAGAATTTGAAAGTGATATTGATGAAATTGGCTTTGAGGAAATATTTAACGACATTCGCATCGTTATTGCCGAAAAAGACGTTTGGTACTATGAAGATCATAAACTTTCCATCGATATTAACGACGATGAAGTCATTTACAAAGCTGAAGCAATCGAAGCATAATCATGTTCCATCAAACATAAAAAGGTGTCGACTAGGAATCTTTTTTGTTATAGAGATTTCTATCCGACACTTTTTATATTTTAATTCATGTGATATTTACCATAGTGCTCAGCGCAACTATTTTTATAGCATATGTCCTAGCCTTTCACTTCTAAATCTTCACCGGCTTGATTACGTTGGTCCACATCATGATACACTGCATACCAATTCGGAAATGCTTTATCTAAACGGACAGGTTTCCCCGCATCTTTCGTAATGATAACGTTATCTGTATATCCAGTTGTAACGCGTTCACCTTTTGCATTATAGATTTCATATTGATAACGAGAACGTAAACGTGAAAATCGAGATACCCACGTTTTAATCGTCACTTTTTCAGGATATGTCACACTTTTTTTATATTGAATGTTGAGTTCAGTCACTGGTGAAACAATGCCTGCTTGTTCCATTTCTGCATAGTCTAGGCCAAGCTTGCGTATGTAATCCGTACGTGCCACCTCAAACCAAGTCGCATAATTCCCGTGATAAATCACACCCATTTGATCCGTTTCTTGGTATCTTGCTTCAATTTCCGTTAATGCATAAATCATTCTTTAACCTTCTTTCTATATTAGAGAGAAACATGCTGCATTTGAAAAGTAATAGTCGGTTCAAATCAGCGCTATCTCACAAATTGAAACTTTATCTTCATTCATCTATATTACATTATCGCATATTCTGATCAATTTCATACAGTGCGGACCCCTTACCGTTTAGTTTTAAAAGTCGTTTTGTAATATTAAGGTTGACATAAAATAATTACGATAAAATTATATACTTTACTCGTTTTGCTATGAGATTTCTCTCGTTTCCTCAACACACAATAAAAAGGGATAAGCGCCAATAATGACCTCATCCCATATAATTAAAAGTCTATATCATGCTATTACTCTGAAGCTAACTTCTTACGTAATACAAGTTGTAAAATACCGCCGTGACGATAGTAATCAATCTCAACATTTGAATCGAAACGTGCAGTCACATCGAATTCAACTGTTGTACCATCTTCTTTAGTCGCTGTCACTTTAACCGTTTGACCTGGTTGCACATTTTCATCTAGATCAACAGCAATTGTCTCTGTACCATCTAAGCCTAATGTATCCGCAGATTCTCCTTCTTTAAATTGTAAAGGAAGCACCCCCATCATCACTAAGTTTGAGCGATGAATACGTTCGTAACTTTGTGCGATAACTGTTTTCACGCCTAAAAGATTTGTACCTTTAGCCGCCCAGTCACGAGAAGACCCCATACCATAGTCGTTACCTGCTAATACAACTAAACCAGTACCGTCTTCTTTATATTTCATTGCAGCATCGAAAATCGGCATCACTTCACCAGTTGGCCAGTAAGTTGTGAATCCACCTTCTGTACCTGGTGCAAGTTGGTTTTTAATACGGATATTCGCAAATGTACCACGTACCATTACTTCATGGTTACC from Staphylococcus sp. MI 10-1553 carries:
- the parC gene encoding DNA topoisomerase IV subunit A gives rise to the protein MAEIIQNLPLVDVIGDRFGRYSKYIIQERALPDVRDGLKPVQRRILYSMYSNGNTYDKHFRKSAKTVGDVIGQLHPHGDSSVYDAMVRLSQDWKLRHVLVEMHGNNGSIDNDPPAAMRYTEAKLSQLSEQILRDINKDTVDFVPNYDDTEMEPMVLPARFPNLLVNGSTGISAGYATDIPPHNLAEVITATLKYIDNPELTVKQLMKYIKGPDFPTGGIVQGIDGIKKAYETGKGKVVVRAKADIETLRNGRSQIIVTEIPYEVNKSSLVKKIDELRADKKVEGIVEVRDETDRSGLRVAVELKKDVNATSILNFLYKNTDLQVAYNFNMVAITEGRPKLMGIKPIISSYLNHQIEVVTRRTNFDLKHTEERMHIVEGLMKALSILDEVITLIRNSKNKRDAKDNLVETYDFTEAQAEAIVMLQLYRLTNTDIVALQEEYDALKQKIAALKHILENHDALLDVIKEELSEIKKQFKQPRLSIIEEKISEIKIDKEVIVPSETVMLSLTQEGYIKRTSLRSFNASGKEEIGLKERDGVLKMIETNTQDYAMVFTNKGRYLLIPVHKLPDVKWKDLGQHVSQIVPIEEDERVVDCYTVSDFNDERAIITATRQGMIKKSLLSGFKSTRTTKPLVAMKVKEGDALISVMLVPTDASSQLITLLTHRGMSLTYPMSELPDNGLRAAGIKAINLKDEDHVVLVDYIQTEDTILIATQRGALKRIGFKVLQQAKRAQRGITLLKELKKQPHRVVAARVCRPEQLQYRLVSQQDETTGLIKDIHLSEQYTNGSFVVDTSTFGEIEDLYVD
- the parE gene encoding DNA topoisomerase IV subunit B, whose translation is MSAKKVNNYSDDAIQVLEGLEAVRKRPGMYIGSTDKRGLHHLVYEVVDNSVDEILNGYGNEINVTINEGESITVADNGRGMPTGTHRSGKPTVEVIFTVLHAGGKFGQGGYKTSGGLHGVGASVVNALSESLTVEIHRDGQIFEQQFAHGGVPQTKLIKKGKTKKTGTTVTFKPDPEIFKSATSFNFETLSERLQESAFLLQNLKITLEDRRAGKERSEVYHYEEGIKAFVSYVNEGKEVLHDVALFQGTANEIEVDVSFQYNDQYSESIMSFVNNVRTKDGGTHEVGFKTAMTRVFNEYARRIGDLKVKDKNLEGNDIREGLTAIISVRIPEHLLQFEGQTKSKLGTPEARSAVDAIVAEKLPFYLEEKGQLSKSLVKKAIKAQQAREAARKAREDARSGKKNKRKDTLLSGKLTPAQSKNTEKNELYLVEGDSAGGSAKLGRDRKFQAILPLRGKVINTEKARLEDIFKNEEINTIIHTIGAGVGNDFNLEDSNYNRIIIMTDADTDGAHIQVLLLTFFFKYMRPLVMAGRVYIALPPLYKLEKGKGKNKKIAYAWTDEELEKLQREMGKGFVLQRYKGLGEMNPDQLWETTMNPETRTLIRVQIDDEVRSSQRVSTLMGDKVAPRREWIEHHVQFGMQEDLSILENEEIQILSDDDIAEEDA
- the plsY gene encoding glycerol-3-phosphate 1-O-acyltransferase PlsY yields the protein MVLILLFIVSYLIGSIPSGYLIGKIFFKKDIRKYGSGNMGATNSFRVLGKPAGFAVTFFDIFKGFIVVFLPVIFNVEIHGLLVGIFAILGHVYPIYLKFRGGKAVATSAGVMLAVNPILLLILAAIFFAILKLTKYVSLSSIIAAICCVIGSFFVSDYIMLITSFVVAILLIYRHMSNIKRIIKGTEPKIKWM
- a CDS encoding HesB/YadR/YfhF family protein, whose product is MKIELTDDAVQWFKDELELPEEGKVLQFYVRYGGEFQLKQGFSPAFNVEFESDIDEIGFEEIFNDIRIVIAEKDVWYYEDHKLSIDINDDEVIYKAEAIEA
- the menI gene encoding 1,4-dihydroxy-2-naphthoyl-CoA hydrolase MenI, which codes for MIYALTEIEARYQETDQMGVIYHGNYATWFEVARTDYIRKLGLDYAEMEQAGIVSPVTELNIQYKKSVTYPEKVTIKTWVSRFSRLRSRYQYEIYNAKGERVTTGYTDNVIITKDAGKPVRLDKAFPNWYAVYHDVDQRNQAGEDLEVKG